Proteins from a single region of Streptomyces spinoverrucosus:
- a CDS encoding ABC transporter permease has translation MNGLFDLPSDLQNTYWGLIALHLREALIPVLAGLLVALPIAQLCVRLRWLYPPVLWVTTVLYAIPSLAFFVVLIDYTGLSETTVMIPLAVYSLVVFVPAIVDGVRSVPRETLDAATAMGFGPVRRYVQVQLPIAAPAIIAGLRVASVSSISLVSVGMLIGNQGALGNLLNSGMIYNQPRLIWLSVIGTAVLAILVDAVLIGLRILVTPWMPRGTRQNARPTALKDAAR, from the coding sequence ATGAACGGCCTCTTCGACCTGCCCAGCGACCTCCAGAACACCTACTGGGGCCTGATCGCCCTGCACCTGCGCGAGGCGCTGATCCCGGTGCTCGCCGGACTGCTCGTGGCGCTGCCGATCGCGCAACTGTGCGTGCGGCTGCGCTGGCTGTACCCGCCCGTGCTGTGGGTGACGACCGTGCTGTACGCGATCCCCTCGCTCGCCTTCTTCGTCGTCCTCATCGACTACACCGGCCTGAGCGAGACCACGGTGATGATCCCGCTCGCCGTCTACAGCCTGGTGGTGTTCGTCCCGGCGATCGTGGACGGCGTCCGCTCGGTGCCCCGCGAGACCCTCGACGCCGCCACCGCCATGGGCTTCGGGCCGGTACGCCGCTATGTGCAGGTGCAGTTGCCGATCGCCGCGCCCGCGATCATCGCGGGGCTGCGGGTGGCGTCGGTGTCGAGCATCTCCCTGGTCAGCGTCGGCATGCTGATCGGCAACCAGGGCGCCCTCGGCAACCTGCTCAACAGCGGCATGATCTACAACCAGCCGCGCCTGATCTGGCTCTCCGTCATCGGCACCGCCGTCCTCGCCATCCTCGTGGACGCCGTGCTGATCGGCCTGCGGATCCTCGTCACGCCCTGGATGCCGCGCGGCACCCGTCAGAACGCGCGCCCGACCGCCCTGAAGGACGCCGCCCGGTGA
- a CDS encoding GTP-binding protein, with product MTPTEPLAVGVAAQSAVRPPLPVKLVIAGGFGVGKTTAVGAISEIEPLTTEAAITEVAAGVDDLSHTPRKTTTTVAMDFGCITIDPTLKLYLFGTPGQDRFGFMWDDIVEGAVGALVIVDTRRLDDCYAAVDYFEHRQIPFAVAINAFDGRVEHALEEVRWALDVAEHVPVVVFDARERGSVRDALLVVLELALARTEG from the coding sequence GTGACACCGACTGAACCGCTCGCCGTCGGCGTGGCCGCGCAGAGTGCCGTACGGCCGCCACTGCCGGTGAAGCTGGTGATCGCGGGCGGCTTCGGCGTGGGCAAGACCACCGCCGTCGGCGCCATCTCCGAGATCGAGCCGCTGACCACCGAGGCCGCCATCACGGAGGTCGCGGCCGGGGTGGACGACCTGTCGCACACGCCGCGCAAGACGACGACCACGGTCGCGATGGACTTCGGCTGCATCACCATCGACCCGACGCTGAAGCTGTATCTGTTCGGTACGCCGGGGCAGGACAGGTTCGGCTTCATGTGGGACGACATCGTGGAGGGCGCGGTCGGCGCGCTGGTCATCGTCGACACCCGGCGGCTGGACGACTGCTACGCGGCCGTGGACTACTTCGAGCACCGGCAGATCCCGTTCGCGGTGGCGATCAACGCCTTCGACGGGCGGGTCGAGCACGCGCTGGAGGAGGTCCGCTGGGCGCTCGACGTCGCCGAGCACGTCCCGGTGGTCGTGTTCGACGCCCGGGAGCGCGGCTCGGTGCGGGACGCGCTGCTCGTCGTACTGGAGCTGGCGTTGGCCCGCACCGAGGGATGA
- a CDS encoding response regulator transcription factor, with protein sequence MEKVRLLVVDDDPPIADLVATVARYEGWEAVTANSGDEALRRAAEFRPDIVVLDLMLPDVDGFGVLDRLRASGTMVPVVFLTARDAVSDRVAGLTRGGDDYLVKPFAVEELMARLRTVLRRATGPGFQRSVLRVGDLTMDEDTREVRRGERLLTLTPTEYEVLRYLMRKSPTVLTKAQILDHVWEYGFGGRSNVVELVVSRLRRKLDDEGEPLIHTVRGFGYVIRKAAQ encoded by the coding sequence GTGGAGAAAGTACGACTGCTGGTCGTGGACGACGACCCGCCCATCGCCGACCTCGTCGCCACGGTCGCCCGCTACGAGGGCTGGGAGGCGGTCACCGCGAACTCCGGCGACGAGGCGCTGCGCCGGGCCGCCGAGTTCCGTCCGGACATCGTCGTGCTCGACCTGATGCTGCCGGACGTGGACGGCTTCGGTGTGCTCGACCGGCTGCGCGCCTCGGGCACGATGGTGCCGGTGGTGTTCCTCACCGCGCGCGACGCGGTCTCCGACCGGGTGGCGGGGCTGACCCGGGGCGGGGACGACTACCTGGTGAAACCGTTCGCGGTCGAGGAGCTGATGGCCCGGCTGCGCACGGTGCTGCGGCGCGCCACGGGGCCCGGGTTCCAGCGGTCGGTGCTGCGGGTGGGGGACCTGACCATGGACGAGGACACCCGTGAGGTGCGGCGCGGCGAACGGCTGCTGACGCTGACGCCGACCGAGTACGAGGTGCTGCGCTACCTCATGCGCAAGTCGCCGACGGTGCTCACCAAGGCGCAGATCCTCGACCATGTGTGGGAGTACGGCTTCGGCGGCCGCTCCAACGTGGTGGAACTGGTCGTCAGCCGACTGCGCCGCAAGCTGGACGACGAGGGCGAGCCGTTGATCCACACGGTCCGCGGCTTCGGATACGTGATCCGGAAGGCGGCCCAGTGA
- a CDS encoding ferredoxin reductase family protein — MTTVQSPAAPVAAIRPKVMARTGLYAVLAANVAVVTYFFVQAGFASNALIVIGRLAGLYAALLMAFQLVLVARLPWFDRRIGMDRLTLWHRRLGFSLLWTLLAHAVFITFGYADSSGLDPVNQLVDLAETVEGVLRAVVALALIIVVGTVSGRFARRRLAYETWHFIHLYTYLAVVLAFSHQVAVGTTFVASPTATGYWWTLWTVALGSVVVGRLVLPLWRNWRHQLRVSAVVPENDNVVSVYVTGRDLDRLPARAGQFFLWRFLTRGRWWQANPWSLSAAPDGRSLRLTAKALGDGSAGLRHLEVGTRVFAEGPYGAFTTMHRTRPDALLIAGGVGITPMRALLEELHGHAVLIYRVATDQDAVLYDELRELAHAKGAELYLVTGPAQPDRLSKGELARLVPDIADRDVYLCGPPGMTRAVLNSLRELGVPKAQIHHERFSLAG, encoded by the coding sequence GTGACGACCGTCCAGTCGCCCGCCGCGCCCGTCGCGGCGATACGTCCCAAGGTGATGGCCCGCACCGGCCTGTACGCCGTGCTGGCCGCGAACGTGGCCGTGGTCACCTACTTCTTCGTCCAGGCCGGATTCGCCTCCAACGCGCTGATCGTCATCGGCCGCCTCGCCGGGCTGTACGCCGCGCTCCTCATGGCCTTCCAGCTGGTGCTGGTGGCCCGGCTGCCCTGGTTCGACCGCCGGATCGGCATGGACCGGCTCACCCTCTGGCACCGCCGGCTCGGCTTCTCACTGCTGTGGACGCTGCTCGCGCACGCGGTGTTCATCACCTTCGGCTACGCCGACTCCTCCGGCCTGGACCCGGTCAACCAGCTCGTCGACCTCGCCGAGACCGTCGAGGGTGTGCTGCGGGCGGTGGTCGCGCTGGCGCTGATCATCGTGGTCGGCACGGTCTCGGGGCGGTTCGCCCGGCGTCGGCTGGCCTACGAGACGTGGCACTTCATCCACCTCTACACCTACCTCGCCGTGGTGCTGGCCTTCTCCCACCAGGTCGCGGTCGGTACGACCTTCGTCGCCTCGCCCACGGCCACCGGCTACTGGTGGACCCTGTGGACCGTCGCCCTCGGCTCGGTGGTCGTGGGCCGCCTGGTGCTGCCGTTGTGGCGGAACTGGCGTCACCAGTTGCGTGTCTCGGCCGTCGTCCCCGAGAACGACAACGTCGTCTCCGTCTACGTCACCGGCCGCGACCTCGACCGGCTGCCCGCCCGCGCCGGCCAGTTCTTCCTGTGGCGGTTCCTGACCCGGGGCCGCTGGTGGCAGGCCAACCCCTGGTCGCTGTCGGCCGCGCCGGACGGCCGCTCCCTGCGGCTGACCGCCAAGGCCCTCGGCGACGGCAGCGCCGGACTGCGCCACCTCGAGGTCGGCACCCGCGTCTTCGCCGAGGGGCCCTACGGCGCCTTCACCACCATGCACCGCACCCGGCCGGACGCCCTGCTGATCGCCGGCGGAGTCGGCATCACCCCGATGCGGGCCCTGCTGGAGGAACTGCACGGGCACGCCGTACTGATCTACCGGGTGGCCACGGACCAGGACGCCGTGCTCTACGACGAGCTGCGCGAACTGGCCCACGCCAAGGGCGCCGAGCTGTACCTCGTCACCGGCCCCGCCCAGCCGGACCGGCTGTCCAAGGGCGAACTCGCCCGGCTGGTGCCCGACATCGCCGACCGCGACGTCTACCTGTGCGGACCGCCCGGCATGACCCGCGCGGTGCTGAACAGCCTGCGCGAGCTGGGCGTGCCCAAGGCGCAGATCCACCACGAGCGCTTCAGCCTGGCCGGCTGA
- a CDS encoding FAD:protein FMN transferase, producing the protein MHRVEHVMGFPVSLRIDDEHVPEGLADAVFAWLREVDDRFSPFKADSEVSRLDRGEIGLGGVSADLAEVLDLCEQYRIASGGAFDARLPGRGLDPCAVVKGWSVQRAAELLTAAGVRRFCLNAGGDVVVAGGPWRVGVRHPEHADQVCTVLELTDGAVATSASYERGEHIVDGRTGRAATGLLSVTVVAPTLTEADTAATAAFAMGAEGVAWAAAREGCEVYAVDRVRRVRRTAGLPVAV; encoded by the coding sequence ATGCACCGGGTCGAACACGTCATGGGCTTCCCGGTCTCCCTGCGGATCGACGACGAGCACGTCCCCGAGGGGCTCGCGGACGCCGTGTTCGCCTGGCTGCGCGAGGTGGACGACAGGTTCAGTCCGTTCAAGGCGGACAGTGAGGTGTCCCGGCTGGACCGGGGCGAGATCGGCCTCGGCGGGGTCAGCGCCGACCTCGCCGAGGTCCTCGACCTGTGCGAGCAGTACCGGATCGCGAGCGGCGGCGCCTTTGACGCCCGCCTGCCCGGTCGGGGCCTCGACCCGTGCGCGGTGGTCAAGGGCTGGTCGGTGCAGCGGGCGGCCGAACTGCTGACGGCGGCCGGGGTGCGGCGGTTCTGCCTCAACGCCGGGGGCGACGTGGTCGTCGCAGGCGGTCCGTGGCGCGTGGGGGTACGGCACCCCGAACACGCCGATCAGGTGTGCACCGTCCTGGAGCTGACCGACGGGGCGGTCGCGACGTCCGCGTCGTACGAGCGCGGCGAGCACATCGTCGACGGGCGCACCGGCCGTGCGGCGACCGGCCTGCTCAGCGTCACGGTCGTCGCGCCGACCCTGACGGAGGCGGACACGGCGGCGACGGCGGCGTTCGCGATGGGCGCGGAGGGGGTTGCCTGGGCGGCCGCGCGGGAGGGGTGCGAGGTGTATGCCGTGGACAGGGTGCGGCGGGTGCGGCGTACGGCCGGGTTGCCGGTCGCGGTGTGA
- a CDS encoding DUF742 domain-containing protein, with the protein MADDSTPPGPHPVGPVPAVRPFLVTAGRVAGAGEAASARAMPVETQVVATAEGLDALDGLSFERHDIVAACKQPQSIAEIAALLRLHLNVVRVLAEDLRTAGHLAVYVPNAAVTHDASVLRRVIDGLRAIPDSRGVLRDTD; encoded by the coding sequence ATGGCGGACGACTCGACGCCCCCGGGACCGCACCCGGTCGGCCCCGTCCCCGCCGTACGGCCGTTCCTCGTCACCGCGGGCCGGGTGGCGGGCGCGGGCGAGGCCGCGTCCGCCCGGGCGATGCCCGTCGAGACCCAGGTGGTGGCCACCGCCGAGGGGCTCGACGCGCTCGACGGGCTCTCCTTCGAGCGGCACGACATCGTCGCCGCCTGCAAGCAGCCCCAGTCCATCGCGGAGATCGCCGCGCTGCTGCGGCTGCACCTCAACGTCGTCCGGGTCCTCGCCGAGGACCTGCGCACCGCCGGGCATCTGGCGGTGTACGTGCCGAACGCCGCCGTCACCCATGACGCGTCCGTCCTGCGCAGGGTTATCGATGGCCTCCGCGCCATCCCCGACTCCCGGGGGGTACTCCGTGACACCGACTGA
- a CDS encoding roadblock/LC7 domain-containing protein has protein sequence MSTSTGGTPTGGTTPDELRAAAADFTWLLNRFATETAGVVDAIAVSSDGLLIAVAQLRERAHSERLAAIVSGLTSLAAGASGNYGLGALNKVIIDLEGGHVLVSAIGSGAVLGVVADKEAKLGNIAYEMTLFANRAGAALSPQLVLELKNSVGVASTG, from the coding sequence GTGAGCACGTCGACAGGTGGTACTCCGACGGGAGGCACCACGCCGGACGAACTGCGGGCCGCCGCAGCCGACTTCACGTGGCTGCTCAACCGTTTCGCGACCGAGACCGCGGGCGTCGTGGACGCCATCGCGGTGTCCTCCGACGGACTGCTGATCGCCGTCGCGCAGCTGCGTGAGCGCGCACATTCCGAGCGGCTCGCGGCGATCGTCTCCGGCCTCACCAGCCTGGCCGCCGGAGCGTCCGGCAACTACGGCCTGGGCGCGCTGAACAAGGTCATCATCGACCTGGAGGGCGGTCATGTGCTGGTCTCCGCGATCGGCAGCGGCGCCGTGCTCGGCGTGGTCGCCGACAAGGAGGCCAAGCTGGGCAACATCGCCTACGAGATGACGCTGTTCGCGAACCGCGCCGGTGCCGCGCTCAGCCCCCAGCTCGTGCTCGAACTGAAGAACAGCGTCGGCGTCGCGTCGACGGGCTGA
- a CDS encoding ATP-binding protein: MSTNEVGAPSPALSASPRARGGIRGFADRRPFRQKLNVLVGVPLAGLAVLLTYLISGQVTQARDAAEAATLVRDSARVAELVDQVETEHQQAILLSVRYEAGGSGATPSLYDYRAAQRATDAQVEKVRGTFGDRLPETEAQALREVEGLSSLRRTIEQGYLPADNIDPAYHNAARGLIDGLGLDRNAALAATFTGNLLDSLLRADAAHSSFETSVFSASTGDSNALIEFISAVGAYELYEHQAERFGRFATEEQTAELRGIEHNPAQANILRQYAELQIDPSALQAATPSVLRAKFTLALSGYPTYGEQSDTRLAITGSLIDQIADRADDASNDAWWNAAWLLGLALFGFLLWGAVSVVVRRSVVRPVQALTGAARQVADVAGRELARVADDDTEDDAPPRLREIPVAARDEIGDLADAFNQVQTTAAALLERQVLSRRNVAEMFGNVGRRVSNLTTRQLVLIDAVERGETDPALLERLYSIDHIAVRLRRNADSLMLLAGIRETVLDGGPTALTNVVRAALGQIEGYQRVELHAGTEIMVEPDIVGDLTLMVAELLENAVSFSPVGSPVEVTVRAGDEGATITVADHGLGMSAERLAEENARLIRRERLDLVPTKVLGLFVVGTLARRWEIGVTLSRTPGGGVTAEVGIPSTLLLTMSAVASGGSAGDDAAAPGVTAAPGGSAEGGGSAAPGGSAEGGTVVSGGTSGGRTSAEVAAGRAVLSGPGEEGGDQAHVPSGPRSSTAVPGVPSEAVDTSHARPGAPADDSTPLPRRVPRHVAARTGDQQPLIPRARTEAPPDGPRPLRRRVRGATLRTTAGAEAERPETRSAAAAPADAEAVRDALEEFEAAVARAHRDARRADGTADGTQASYDPRDNENPGSTPGTRDSDSQEPRHLPEGAEQ, encoded by the coding sequence GTGTCCACGAACGAGGTGGGCGCGCCCTCCCCCGCGCTCTCGGCCTCGCCGCGGGCCCGGGGTGGCATTCGCGGCTTCGCCGACCGCCGGCCGTTCCGTCAGAAGCTCAACGTCCTGGTCGGCGTGCCGCTGGCCGGACTCGCGGTGCTGCTCACGTACCTCATCTCCGGCCAGGTGACGCAGGCGCGCGACGCGGCGGAGGCCGCCACCCTCGTCCGGGACAGCGCGCGGGTCGCCGAACTCGTCGACCAGGTGGAGACCGAGCACCAGCAGGCCATCCTGCTGTCCGTGCGGTACGAGGCCGGCGGCAGCGGCGCCACGCCCTCGCTGTACGACTACCGCGCGGCGCAGCGCGCGACCGACGCCCAGGTCGAGAAGGTGCGCGGCACGTTCGGCGACCGGCTGCCGGAGACCGAGGCGCAGGCGCTGCGGGAAGTCGAGGGCCTGAGCAGTCTGCGGCGGACGATCGAGCAAGGCTATCTGCCCGCCGACAACATCGACCCGGCCTACCACAACGCCGCCAGAGGCCTGATCGACGGCCTCGGCCTGGACCGCAACGCGGCCCTCGCGGCCACCTTCACCGGCAATCTGCTGGACTCGCTGCTGCGCGCCGACGCCGCGCACAGCTCGTTCGAGACCAGCGTGTTCTCGGCCTCGACCGGCGACTCCAACGCGCTCATCGAGTTCATCAGCGCGGTCGGCGCCTACGAGCTGTACGAGCACCAGGCCGAGCGGTTCGGCCGGTTCGCCACCGAGGAGCAGACGGCCGAGCTGCGCGGCATCGAGCACAACCCCGCCCAGGCGAACATCCTGCGCCAGTACGCCGAGCTGCAGATCGACCCGAGCGCGCTGCAGGCCGCGACGCCGAGCGTGCTCCGCGCGAAGTTCACCCTCGCCCTGTCCGGCTACCCCACCTACGGCGAGCAGTCCGACACCCGGCTGGCGATCACCGGCTCGCTCATCGACCAGATCGCCGACCGCGCCGACGACGCCTCCAACGACGCCTGGTGGAACGCGGCCTGGCTGCTGGGCCTGGCCCTGTTCGGCTTCCTGCTGTGGGGTGCCGTCTCGGTGGTGGTACGCCGCTCGGTGGTCCGTCCGGTGCAGGCGCTCACCGGCGCCGCCCGGCAGGTCGCCGACGTGGCCGGACGTGAGCTCGCGCGCGTGGCCGACGACGACACCGAGGACGACGCGCCGCCGCGGCTGCGGGAGATCCCGGTCGCCGCCAGGGACGAGATCGGTGACCTCGCCGACGCCTTCAACCAGGTGCAGACCACCGCCGCCGCGCTGCTGGAGCGGCAGGTGCTCAGCCGCCGCAACGTCGCCGAGATGTTCGGCAACGTCGGCCGCCGGGTCAGCAACCTCACCACCCGGCAGCTCGTCCTCATCGACGCCGTCGAGCGCGGCGAGACCGACCCGGCCCTGCTGGAACGGCTGTACAGCATCGACCACATCGCGGTCCGGCTGCGCCGCAACGCCGACAGCCTGATGCTGCTCGCCGGCATCCGCGAGACCGTCCTGGACGGCGGGCCGACCGCGCTCACCAACGTGGTACGGGCCGCGCTCGGCCAGATCGAGGGCTACCAGCGGGTGGAGCTGCACGCCGGTACCGAGATCATGGTCGAGCCGGACATCGTCGGCGACCTCACGCTGATGGTGGCCGAACTCCTGGAGAACGCCGTGTCGTTCTCGCCCGTGGGCAGCCCCGTCGAGGTGACCGTGCGGGCGGGCGACGAGGGCGCGACGATCACCGTTGCCGACCACGGCCTCGGCATGAGCGCCGAGCGGCTCGCCGAGGAGAACGCCCGCCTGATCCGCCGCGAACGCCTCGACCTGGTCCCGACCAAGGTGCTGGGCCTGTTCGTGGTGGGCACCCTGGCCCGCCGCTGGGAGATCGGCGTGACCCTCTCCCGCACACCCGGCGGCGGTGTCACGGCCGAGGTCGGCATCCCGTCGACGCTGCTGCTGACGATGAGCGCGGTTGCCTCCGGCGGTTCGGCGGGCGACGACGCGGCGGCACCCGGCGTCACGGCGGCACCCGGCGGTTCGGCGGAGGGCGGCGGTTCTGCGGCACCCGGCGGTTCGGCGGAGGGCGGCACGGTGGTCTCCGGGGGCACGTCAGGGGGCCGTACGAGTGCCGAGGTGGCGGCCGGGCGGGCCGTGTTGTCCGGGCCCGGCGAAGAAGGCGGCGACCAGGCGCACGTCCCGTCCGGGCCGCGCTCCTCGACCGCTGTACCGGGCGTGCCCTCGGAAGCGGTGGACACCTCGCACGCCCGACCCGGCGCCCCCGCGGACGACTCCACCCCGCTCCCCCGCCGAGTCCCCCGGCATGTCGCCGCCCGCACCGGCGACCAGCAGCCCCTCATTCCCCGAGCCCGCACCGAGGCACCCCCGGACGGCCCACGTCCGCTGCGTCGCCGCGTCCGTGGTGCGACCCTGCGGACGACCGCCGGCGCCGAGGCCGAGCGCCCGGAGACGCGATCGGCCGCCGCCGCGCCCGCCGACGCCGAAGCCGTCCGCGACGCCCTGGAGGAGTTCGAGGCGGCCGTGGCACGCGCCCACCGGGACGCCCGGCGCGCCGACGGCACAGCGGACGGCACGCAGGCCTCGTACGACCCCCGCGACAACGAGAACCCGGGCAGCACACCCGGCACGCGCGACAGCGACTCGCAAGAACCCAGGCACCTCCCGGAAGGAGCGGAGCAGTGA
- a CDS encoding ABC transporter permease: MNVLDFINAFFSDSAHWQGYDGIPTRLLEHIQYTLMALGIAAAVGLPVGLLTGHTGRGGNTLALIATAARALPSFGLMVLMFVLLGLGLAPVMIPLVVLAIPPILVTTYEAMRSADPAPVDAARGMGMAEAEVLFRVELPVALPLILSGLRSAAIQIVSTATIAAYVSFGGLGRYIVDGLYQRDYEKVVGGATLVAVLALATLGVFWAAARLTVSRGVRRGA; encoded by the coding sequence GTGAACGTACTCGACTTCATCAACGCCTTCTTCAGCGACAGCGCCCACTGGCAGGGCTACGACGGCATCCCCACCCGCCTGCTGGAACACATCCAGTACACGCTGATGGCGCTCGGCATCGCCGCCGCCGTCGGACTCCCCGTCGGACTGCTGACCGGGCACACCGGGCGCGGCGGCAACACACTCGCCCTCATCGCCACCGCCGCCCGCGCGCTGCCCAGTTTCGGCCTGATGGTGCTGATGTTCGTGCTGCTCGGGCTCGGTCTGGCGCCGGTGATGATCCCGTTGGTCGTCCTCGCCATCCCGCCGATCCTCGTCACCACCTACGAGGCGATGCGCTCGGCCGACCCCGCCCCCGTGGACGCCGCGCGGGGCATGGGCATGGCCGAGGCCGAGGTCCTCTTCCGAGTCGAACTCCCGGTCGCGCTGCCGCTGATCCTCAGCGGCCTGCGCTCGGCGGCCATCCAGATCGTCTCGACGGCCACCATCGCCGCGTACGTCAGCTTCGGCGGCCTCGGCCGCTACATCGTCGACGGCCTCTACCAGCGGGACTACGAGAAGGTCGTGGGCGGCGCCACACTGGTCGCCGTACTGGCCCTGGCGACGCTCGGCGTGTTCTGGGCGGCAGCGCGCCTCACGGTGTCCCGCGGGGTCCGCCGGGGCGCCTGA
- a CDS encoding FMN-binding protein: MKRALPVLVLTVAGLIPVLRYEPSETTTTTEATQPASTPSSSAASGTSGASGTSGSSGTSGSSGTSVSPVVAGSTVNTEKGPVQVEVTFEGDEITAVRMLQQPDHPQTTAAVPTLIKETLEAQSADVDSVSGATITSEGYKESLQAAIDAKGA; the protein is encoded by the coding sequence ATGAAGCGAGCACTGCCCGTCCTGGTCCTGACCGTCGCGGGGCTGATCCCGGTCTTGCGCTACGAGCCGTCCGAGACGACGACCACCACCGAGGCGACCCAGCCGGCCTCGACACCCTCTTCTTCAGCGGCTTCGGGGACGTCAGGGGCTTCGGGGACGTCAGGGTCGTCAGGGACTTCAGGGTCTTCAGGGACTTCCGTCTCTCCCGTAGTGGCGGGCTCGACGGTGAACACCGAGAAGGGCCCCGTACAGGTGGAGGTCACCTTCGAGGGCGACGAGATCACGGCGGTACGGATGCTCCAGCAGCCGGACCATCCGCAGACGACGGCCGCCGTGCCGACGCTCATCAAGGAGACCCTCGAAGCCCAGAGCGCGGACGTCGACTCGGTGTCGGGCGCCACGATCACCAGCGAGGGCTACAAGGAGTCGTTGCAGGCCGCGATCGACGCGAAGGGCGCCTGA
- a CDS encoding ABC transporter ATP-binding protein: protein MIRIDSVTKRYPDGTVAVDRLSLEIPDRSITVLVGPSGCGKTTTLRMINRMVEPSEGRILLDDVDIMQQPVNTLRRSMGYVIQNAGLFQHRTIVDNIATVPRMLGWGKDKARSRARELMERVGLDASLAKRYPYQLSGGQQQRVGVARALAADPPVLLMDEPFSAVDPVVRKGLQDELLRIQDELGKTIVFVTHDIDEAVKLGTMVAVMRTGGRLAQFAPPAELLSNPADEFVEDFLGADRGIRRLSFFPSAGLELLTTPIVAVDASAEQIADRGSADVPYLLVTDLDGRPLGWSTPGDLTAGRIEPERLLPYGRPFVAERDSLRAALDGAVLSPTGWAVAVDGEGRAAGVVSQQTIGEAIRGAHQESTPAERVAG, encoded by the coding sequence TTGATACGGATAGATTCAGTCACGAAGCGGTATCCCGACGGGACGGTGGCGGTCGACCGGCTGTCACTGGAGATACCGGACCGATCCATCACGGTCCTCGTCGGTCCCTCGGGGTGCGGCAAGACGACGACCCTGCGGATGATCAACCGGATGGTCGAGCCCAGCGAGGGCAGGATCCTGCTCGACGACGTCGACATCATGCAGCAGCCGGTGAACACCCTGCGCCGGTCCATGGGGTACGTCATCCAGAACGCCGGCCTCTTCCAGCACCGCACGATCGTCGACAACATCGCCACCGTGCCCCGCATGCTCGGCTGGGGCAAGGACAAGGCCCGCTCCCGGGCGCGGGAGCTGATGGAGCGCGTCGGTCTCGACGCCTCCCTCGCCAAGCGCTACCCCTACCAGCTCTCCGGCGGACAGCAGCAACGCGTCGGCGTGGCCCGGGCGCTGGCCGCCGACCCGCCGGTACTGCTGATGGACGAGCCGTTCTCCGCCGTCGACCCGGTCGTCCGCAAGGGCCTCCAGGACGAACTCCTGCGCATCCAGGACGAGTTGGGCAAGACCATTGTCTTCGTCACGCACGACATCGACGAGGCCGTCAAACTCGGCACCATGGTCGCCGTGATGCGCACCGGCGGCCGGCTCGCCCAGTTCGCCCCGCCCGCCGAGCTGCTGTCCAACCCCGCCGACGAGTTCGTCGAGGACTTCCTCGGCGCCGACCGCGGCATCCGGCGGCTGTCCTTCTTCCCGTCCGCCGGACTGGAACTGCTCACCACGCCGATCGTCGCCGTCGACGCCTCCGCCGAGCAGATCGCCGACCGCGGCTCGGCCGACGTCCCCTACCTCCTCGTCACGGACCTGGACGGCAGGCCGCTCGGCTGGAGCACGCCCGGCGACCTCACCGCCGGGCGGATCGAACCGGAGCGACTGCTGCCGTACGGGCGGCCGTTCGTCGCCGAACGGGACTCGCTGCGGGCCGCGCTCGACGGTGCCGTCCTGTCTCCCACCGGCTGGGCCGTCGCCGTCGACGGGGAGGGCCGGGCCGCCGGGGTCGTCTCGCAGCAGACCATCGGCGAGGCGATCCGGGGAGCGCACCAGGAGAGCACCCCGGCCGAGCGGGTCGCCGGATGA